The genomic DNA TGCTGCGCGTCGGCCAGCCCCTCGCGCAGCGCGAACTCGCGCAACCGGGGGTTGAGCAGCGGCTGGAACGGGTGCGCCAGCGGGCCGCCGAGCAGTTCGATGGTCTCGGCGTCGATCAGCTGACGCAACAGCCCGCTGGCGCCGTGACTCCAGTAGGTGGTGAACTCCTCGATGGCTGCGCCGGCCTCGGAATACTCGCGAATCCCGAACTGCCGCAAACCTTCTGGCTCGCGCAGCGTCGTCGCCTCCTGGGCGCGCAGCTGCCAGTTGGATAGCCAGTGGTGCATACCCGTCAGGCAGTAGGGGTCATCGAGCTGGGCGGTGACCACCGGCGTCATGCCGAGGGTGATCAGGTGGCTGCGATCTTCGGCGGCCAGGCCCCGCAGCACGCGCATCAACGGCAGGTACGCCGCGGCCCAGGACTGGTAGAGCCATTCCTCGCCGACCGGCCAGCGGCCGTGATGGGCCAGCCAGGGCAGGTGGGTGTGTAGGACGAGCGTGAATAACCCCGGAGCCGGGTCGCCGGCGACATTGGGCCGGGGCGCCGGATCGCCGGCGACATTGGGCCCCGGAGCCGGGTCGGGATTCGAGGTCACGGCCGCACCGCGATCGCCACCAGATCGAGGCTGTCGTCAATGTTGCGCTCGTCGGCGGAAGTCAGGTCGAAATCGTCGATGCTCACCGCGGCCACATCGGCGAGCAGCCGCTCGGGCCACGGTGCGTCGGCCACGGCGCGCTGCACCTGCGCCTCGATGATCGACCCGCCGTGCCGGGCGTCCAGCTCCGCGAGCCCGGCGCCGTGAAAGACGCCGAGCATCGACTCGACGGTGAATCCGGCGTCCTGCAGCAGCTCGGTCAGCTCAGCGCCATTGAGTTCACGGGTGTGGAACGGGTTGAGCGGGGTGTCCCGACCGGGGGAGAAGGTGATGCGGTTGGGGGTGGAGACCAGGAATACGCCGCCGGGCCGCAGCACGCGGAAGCACTCGGAGACGAACTGCGCCTGGTCCCAGAGATGCTCGATGACCTGGAAGTTGACGACGACGTCGACCGACTGGTCGGCCAGGGGCAGCTCGGCGAGGTTGCCGTGCTGGATCTCCACCCGGGGGTAGCGGGCGCGCACGTGTGCCACCGTCGCCTCGTCGTAATCGAGTGCCACGACGCGGCGCGCCACGTCGGCGATCAGATCGGCGCCGTAGCCCTCACCGCAGCCGGCCTCCAGGACCTCACGATCGACGCACCGGTCGGCCAGTCGCTGATACACCACCTCATGGCGGCGGAACCAGTAGTTCTCCTCCGCCAGGCCGGGAATGGTCCGCTCGCCGGTAAGAGGAAGGGCGTTATCCGGGTCGCCAACGATTGCGCTCATTGGAAGGCAGGCTAACCCAGGCTTACCCAGGTTGAAGGGGTCGGTGGCGAATAACCAACGGTTCCCCTACCTCCGGGGTGTGGTAGGGGAGGCCGGAATACAAAGTCCGACCAGCTATGGTGTTTCTGCGAACCATCAAAAGTTACCGACCGGTAACATGATGCTAGTTGCCTAGAACGTGATATGAGCCCGGGCTACCGGTCTCATCGAGGAGGACGAACCAGAGTCATGACGAACATCGTGGTCCTGATCAAACAGGTCCCAGACACTTGGTCGGAGCGCAAGCTGTCCGACGGCGATTTCACCCTCGACCGCGAGGCTGCCGACGCCGTGCTCGACGAGATCAACGAGCGCGCCGTGGAAGAGGCGCTGTTGATCAAGGAGCGCGAGGGTGGAGACAGCACTGTCACCGTGCTGACCGCCGGCCCGGAGCGCGCCACCGAGGCGATCCGCAAGGCGCTGTCGATGGGTGCCGACAAGGCTGTGCACCTCAAGGACGACGGCCTGCACGGCTCCGACGTGATCCAGACGGGGTGGGCGCTGGCCCGCGCGCTGGGCACCATCGAGGGCACCGAGCTGGTCATCGCCGGTAACGAGGCCACCGACGGCGTTGGCGGCGCAGTCCCGGCCGTGATCGCCGAGTACCTCGGTCTGCCGCAGCTCACCCACGTGCGCAAGCTGACGGTCGAGGGCGGCAAGGTCACCGCCGAGCGTGAGACCGACGAGGGCGTGTTCAGCCTCGAAGCCGCGCTGCCGGCCGTGGTCAGCGTCAACGAGAAGATCAACGAGCCCCGCTTCCCCTCCTTCAAGGGCATCATGGCCGCGAAGAAGAAGGAAGTCACCGTGCTCACCCTCGCCGAGATCGGCGTGGAAGCCGATGAGGTCGGCGTCGCCAATGCCGGTTCCAAGGTGCTGTCTTCGACCCCGAAGCCGCCGAAGACCGCTGGTGAGAAGGTGACCGACGAAGGCGACGGCGGCACCAAGATCGCCGAGTACCTGGTCGCGCAAAAGCTGATCTAGCAGAAAGACATAACGAGAACTCATGGCTGAAGTACTTGTGCTCGCTGAGCACTCCGAAGGCGCATTGAAGAAGGTCAGCGCCGAGCTCATCACCGCCGCCCGTGTGCTGGGTGAGCCTGCCGCTGTCGTGGTGGGCAAGCCGGGCACCGCGGCCCCGCTGGTCGACGGCCTGAAGGCCGCCGGTGCGGCCAAGATCTACGTCGCCGAGTCTGACGACGCGGAGAGCTACCTGGTCACCCCCGTCGTCGACGTGCTGGCCGGGCTGGCCGAGACGGCCGCCCCCGCCGGCGTGATCGTCGCCGCCAGCGCTGACGGCAAGGAAGTTGCCGCCCGCCTGGCCGCGCGCATCGGCTCGGGCCTGCTGATCGACGCGGTCGAGGTCAAGGAGGGTGCGGTGGGCGTCCACAGCATCTTCGGTGGTGCCTTCACCGTCGAGGCGCAGGTCACCAGTGACACCCCGGTGATCACCGTGCGTCCGGGTGCCATCGAGGCCGCCCCGGCCGCCGGTGCCGGCGAGGTCGTCAACGTCGAGGTCCCGGCCCAGGCCGAGAACGCGACCAAGATCACCAAGCGCGAACCCGCCGTTGCCGGTGACCGCCCCGAGCTCACCGAGGCCAGTGTCGTGGTCGCCGGTGGTCGTGGTGTCGGCAGCGCCGAGAGCTTCTCGGTGGTCGAAGAGCTGGCCGACTCGCTGGGTGGTGCCGTCGGTGCCTCCCGTGCCGCGGTCGACTCGGGTTACTACCCGGGCCAGTTCCAGGTCGGCCAGACCGGTAAGACGGTGTCGCCGCAGCTGTACATCGCCCTGGGCATCTCCGGCGCGATCCAGCACCGCGCCGGCATGCAGACGTCGAAGACGATCATCGCGGTGAACAAGGACGAGGAAGCTCCGATCTTCGAGATCGCCGACCTCGGCATCGTCGGCGACCTGTTCAAGGTGAGCCCGCAGCTGACTGAGGCGGTCAAGGCCCGCAAGGGATAGTTCCCCCAAGGCGTCAACGCAGAACCCCGGTGCACCTGGTGCGCCGGGGTTTTGTGCTGTGTGGGCAATGGTGTGGGGCAAACGGGCGTACACAACGTGCGCCGAGTGCCACGCTGGAGTGACGCTCGAGCCCGAAAGCCACTCTCGTGTGACAAGGCGGCGGTGCGGCGCGCGGACCCGGGCTGACCCGTCGTGCCGACTACGGACTTTCCAGGGTTTGGATCTCGGCATGCGGTGCCAGTGTTGGTGCTGTCAGCACGCCAGAGAAAGGTATTCGCACAATGAAAATCACAGTCATAGGTGCCAGCGGCCAGATCGGCTCGCGGGTCGTGCGGTTGCTCACCGAAGCCGGGCATGACGTGGTCGCTGCCTCCCTCTCGTCGGGTGCCAACGTCCTCACCGGTGAGGGCCTGGCGGATGCGCTGAGCGGCGCTGAGGTGTTGGTCGACGTGGTCAACTCGCCCTCGTTCGACGACGGCCCCGTGCTGGACTTCTTCAGCACGTCCTCACGCAATCTGGCGGCCGCCGCGAAGGAGACCGGTGTGGGGCACTACGTCGCGTTGTCGATCGTGGGCACCGACGGCCTGCCGGACAGCGGCTACATGCGGGCCAAGGTGGCCCAGGAGAAGAACATCACCGACTCCGGGCTGCCGTATTCGATCGTGCGGGCCACGCAGTTCCAGGAGTTCGCCGAGGCCATCACGGGATCGCTGGTGGTGGGCGACGAGGTGCGGGTCCCTGATGCACGGATCCAGCTGATCTCCGTCGACGACGTGGCCGGTGAGGTGGCCAAGGTGGCTCAGGGTGCTCCGCTCAACGGGATCGTGAACATCGGTGGGCCCGACAAGTTCTCGTTTGCCGACATGGCACGCGCGGTGCTCGCCAAGCAAGGCGATGACAAGCCCGTCGTGATCGACCCGCAGGCGACGTACTTCGGTACCGCTGTCGACGACAACAGCCTGGTCACCGGTGATGACGGGATCCTCGGTGAAACCCGTTGGGCCGACTGGATTGCGGTTCGCTGACATGCCTGTCTCAGCTGAGCGCGAGCAGGCGCTGCATAATGCGATGACCGTGATTGCCACTGCGACACCGCCGTTCATCCCGCCGAACGCCGAAGTGATGACGACCATCATCGAGTGGCCCGCCGGGTCGCCCGGCGCGCCGGCGCACCGGCACCCGGCCGGACCTGCCTTCGGCTATGTGCTTGAGGGCGAGATGCTCTTCGAGTTGGAGGGTGAGGCGCCTCGGGTGGTCAAGGCGGGGGAGGCCTTCTGGGAACCGGGCGGTGACGTCATCCACTACTCGGATGCCAACAATCGTGACGACGTTCCCCTGCGATTTCTCGTCAACATGCTGTGTGTGCCCGGCGAACCGATGCTCGTCATCGTCGAGGATGACGAATTGGAGGCGCGCAAGGACCGACGAGTCCGCTGATGGGCGAGTTCGGAGACGTGGTCCGGTCGCGTCGGTCTTCGCGGATGTTCTTGCCGGACAAACCTGTCCCGCGGGAACTGCTCGATGAGGCACTCGCACTGGCGATCCGGGCGCCGTCGAACTCCAACACGCAGCCCTGGCACGTCTTTTTCGCCACCGGTGAGCGGCGCGGCGGTGCCCTGGTCTACGGAGCAATGGGGATCGCCCGCGACGACGCCGAGGGCCGCTGGGCGGCGCAGAAGCGCAACTGGGACTTCTTCCACGCGCCCGTTGCCGGGGTGGTCTGCATGCACCGGGATTTCACCGACGTCGATGCGGTGGGGGTGGGGATGTTCCTGCAGACCCTGCTGTTGGCGTTGAACGAGCGAGGTGTTGGCAGTTACGTGCAGGTGTCGATCGGGTTCTATCCCGATGTGCTGCGCGAACTACTCGGGATCCCAGAGGACCTGAAGATCCTCTGTGGCCTGTCGATCGGTTACGCCGACGAGGCATTTCCCGCCAACAACCTGGACACACCGCGCAATCCGATCGGAGAGAACGTGGTGTTCCTCGACGCCTGATCGGGCAGTCCAAAAAGTCACCTGGCGCTCACAGACATGTCATGCGGGCGATGCCGTATGGAGACCCGACTGGGCGACCGTGCTGGTTATGAGCACTGCATCTGTACTCATCGCCGCTGATCACACCGACAGCGCGGCGCCCGACGCGCCCCGCTACACCCTGTTGTTGTCCGCCGATCCCGAGCTCATCGAAGCCGCCCAGCGGCTCCGCCACGACGTGTTCACCTCCGAACCCGGATTCGCCCTGAGCGAAGACGTCGATGGACGCTCGGCTGGTCTGGATGCCGACCGTTTCGACGAGCACTGCGACCACCTGCTGGTACGGGAGGACCGCACCGGTGAGCTGGTGGGTTGCTACCGGATGCTGCCGCCGCCGGGTGCCATCGCCGCGGGCGGGCTGTACACCGCCACCGAGTTCGATGTCCGTGGCCTCGACGCGCTGCGACCGTCTCTGGTTGAGATGGGCCGTGCGGTCGTACGGGCCGATCACCGCAACGGTGCCGTCGTCTTGCTGATGTGGGCGGGCATCCTGGCCTACCTCGACCGCTCGGGGTACGACTACGTGACGGGCTGCGTATCGGTGCCGGTCGCAGGCAACGCCGACGGCCCGCCGGGAACGCAGATCCGCGGAGTCCGCGACTTCGTGCGACGCCGCCACGCGGCGGCCGCCGAACACACGGTGTACCCGTACCGGCCGGTGGTGCTGGACGGCAGAGAGCTCGACGACATCGACCCGCCGTCGCGGACCACGGTGCCGCCGCTGATGCGCGGCTATCTGCGCCTCGGTGCGCAGGTCTGCGGGGAACCCGCCCACGACCCCGACTTCGGGGTGGGGGATTTCCCGGCCCTGCTGGACAAACGACGCGCTGACGTCCGCTACCTCAAACGCCTCCGCTCGGTCTCGGCAGCCGCCGACATGGCCGACGGGACGGCCGGGGACGCGTCATGACCACCGCCACTTGTGAGCATTCCTGGCTGCCCAGAGCATCGTGTGACGGCAGTTGCGTACATGCCGGCGGCGCCGACGCCGGCCGTCGGCTCGTGGTCTGGATCCGGACCACGGTGCGGGTGGCCATGGCCGTTCTCCTGGCGCCCGGGGTGCCGCTGTTGGCGGTGCCGATGCCGGGCCGCTCCCACGTGCAGCGGTTCTACTGCCGGTTGATGCTGCGTTGCTTCGGGGTCCGAATCGCGTTGTCGGGCGGACCTATTCGTAACCTGCAGGGCGTACTCGTGGTCAGCGGCCACGTGTCATGGCTGGATATCTTCACGATCGGCGCGGTGCTGCCCGGCTCGTTCGTGGCCCGTGCCGACCTGGTGGAGTGGCCCGCGGTGGGCCGGCTGGCCCGGGTGATGAAGGTGATCCCGATCGATCGGTGCAGTCTGCGCCGCCTGCCTGCGGTGGTGAACACCGTCGCCGAGCGGCTCCGCGCCGGGCACACCGTGGTGGCCTTCCCGGAGGGCACCACCTGGTGCGGGCTGGCGTACGGACCGTTTCGGCCGGCGATGTTCCAGGCCGCGATCGACGCGGCCCGGCCGGTGCAGCCGTTGCGACTGACCTACCGGCACCGCGACGGCCGACCGTCGACCATCCCGTCGTTCGTGGGAGAGGACACGCTGCTGCGGTCGGTACGACGGGTCATCACCGCACGTCGCACGGTGTGCCACGTCCATGTCGGGTCGTTGCAGCTGCCCGGTGACGACCGGCGGGCGCTGGCCGCGCGCTGCGAGGCCGTGGTCCGTTCAGATCGGACTGCGCTCCAGGAGCTGCCTGGCGCTCCCGCGCACGTTCTGGTGGCCTGACGACGGCTGGGAAGCGGGTCGGCTGCCAGCGGCTATCCTGGAGAGGTTATGAGCTCCTCCGCGGGCGGGCCGGTCTATCTTGATCACGCCGCCACCACCCCGATGCACCCAGCCGCCATTGAAGCGATG from Mycobacterium sp. DL440 includes the following:
- a CDS encoding GNAT family N-acetyltransferase, producing the protein MSTASVLIAADHTDSAAPDAPRYTLLLSADPELIEAAQRLRHDVFTSEPGFALSEDVDGRSAGLDADRFDEHCDHLLVREDRTGELVGCYRMLPPPGAIAAGGLYTATEFDVRGLDALRPSLVEMGRAVVRADHRNGAVVLLMWAGILAYLDRSGYDYVTGCVSVPVAGNADGPPGTQIRGVRDFVRRRHAAAAEHTVYPYRPVVLDGRELDDIDPPSRTTVPPLMRGYLRLGAQVCGEPAHDPDFGVGDFPALLDKRRADVRYLKRLRSVSAAADMADGTAGDAS
- a CDS encoding electron transfer flavoprotein subunit alpha/FixB family protein, whose translation is MAEVLVLAEHSEGALKKVSAELITAARVLGEPAAVVVGKPGTAAPLVDGLKAAGAAKIYVAESDDAESYLVTPVVDVLAGLAETAAPAGVIVAASADGKEVAARLAARIGSGLLIDAVEVKEGAVGVHSIFGGAFTVEAQVTSDTPVITVRPGAIEAAPAAGAGEVVNVEVPAQAENATKITKREPAVAGDRPELTEASVVVAGGRGVGSAESFSVVEELADSLGGAVGASRAAVDSGYYPGQFQVGQTGKTVSPQLYIALGISGAIQHRAGMQTSKTIIAVNKDEEAPIFEIADLGIVGDLFKVSPQLTEAVKARKG
- a CDS encoding 1-acyl-sn-glycerol-3-phosphate acyltransferase, which gives rise to MTTATCEHSWLPRASCDGSCVHAGGADAGRRLVVWIRTTVRVAMAVLLAPGVPLLAVPMPGRSHVQRFYCRLMLRCFGVRIALSGGPIRNLQGVLVVSGHVSWLDIFTIGAVLPGSFVARADLVEWPAVGRLARVMKVIPIDRCSLRRLPAVVNTVAERLRAGHTVVAFPEGTTWCGLAYGPFRPAMFQAAIDAARPVQPLRLTYRHRDGRPSTIPSFVGEDTLLRSVRRVITARRTVCHVHVGSLQLPGDDRRALAARCEAVVRSDRTALQELPGAPAHVLVA
- a CDS encoding cupin domain-containing protein — protein: MPVSAEREQALHNAMTVIATATPPFIPPNAEVMTTIIEWPAGSPGAPAHRHPAGPAFGYVLEGEMLFELEGEAPRVVKAGEAFWEPGGDVIHYSDANNRDDVPLRFLVNMLCVPGEPMLVIVEDDELEARKDRRVR
- a CDS encoding electron transfer flavoprotein subunit beta/FixA family protein; its protein translation is MTNIVVLIKQVPDTWSERKLSDGDFTLDREAADAVLDEINERAVEEALLIKEREGGDSTVTVLTAGPERATEAIRKALSMGADKAVHLKDDGLHGSDVIQTGWALARALGTIEGTELVIAGNEATDGVGGAVPAVIAEYLGLPQLTHVRKLTVEGGKVTAERETDEGVFSLEAALPAVVSVNEKINEPRFPSFKGIMAAKKKEVTVLTLAEIGVEADEVGVANAGSKVLSSTPKPPKTAGEKVTDEGDGGTKIAEYLVAQKLI
- a CDS encoding nitroreductase, which encodes MGEFGDVVRSRRSSRMFLPDKPVPRELLDEALALAIRAPSNSNTQPWHVFFATGERRGGALVYGAMGIARDDAEGRWAAQKRNWDFFHAPVAGVVCMHRDFTDVDAVGVGMFLQTLLLALNERGVGSYVQVSIGFYPDVLRELLGIPEDLKILCGLSIGYADEAFPANNLDTPRNPIGENVVFLDA
- a CDS encoding bifunctional 2-polyprenyl-6-hydroxyphenol methylase/3-demethylubiquinol 3-O-methyltransferase UbiG, which produces MSAIVGDPDNALPLTGERTIPGLAEENYWFRRHEVVYQRLADRCVDREVLEAGCGEGYGADLIADVARRVVALDYDEATVAHVRARYPRVEIQHGNLAELPLADQSVDVVVNFQVIEHLWDQAQFVSECFRVLRPGGVFLVSTPNRITFSPGRDTPLNPFHTRELNGAELTELLQDAGFTVESMLGVFHGAGLAELDARHGGSIIEAQVQRAVADAPWPERLLADVAAVSIDDFDLTSADERNIDDSLDLVAIAVRP
- a CDS encoding SDR family oxidoreductase — translated: MKITVIGASGQIGSRVVRLLTEAGHDVVAASLSSGANVLTGEGLADALSGAEVLVDVVNSPSFDDGPVLDFFSTSSRNLAAAAKETGVGHYVALSIVGTDGLPDSGYMRAKVAQEKNITDSGLPYSIVRATQFQEFAEAITGSLVVGDEVRVPDARIQLISVDDVAGEVAKVAQGAPLNGIVNIGGPDKFSFADMARAVLAKQGDDKPVVIDPQATYFGTAVDDNSLVTGDDGILGETRWADWIAVR